Below is a window of Arabidopsis thaliana chromosome 2, partial sequence DNA.
CGCGCCTGACGAGAATATGAAGACCGATCAAGATGACAAGAGGAAGACACATCAAGAACAATGCATAGTAGATGATCCACCCGAATCCCGTGTGACTCTTTCCGTGACAGATCCACTCAATGACTAAAGCCATTCCTGAGGTGAATGTAGTCAAGCTGCTTAGGACAAAAACTTTGACAATCCCCGGATTCGGAATTTGCAAGAAGGCTCTTGCGGCGCCAAGAAACCATATCTCTTGTGACCGTTGATGCGTCTCCACATGCGCCACTGTGGCTTTCTCcatcattttgttgttgtttatgcttactttgtgttttattttttgttctctccTCTCGgtataaaaagaaactaacaagtgaaagaaaaaaggggTAACAGATTTTGCTATCAAAGGGGTaacagattttgatttttaactgttacgattttattttattttttgaggTCAAAACACAGATTTTTTATGCAAACCATTTTTGCCCATCCAAAAGATACACATAACAATGGTTTTACCATACACAACAAAGAACAAACTATGGACaataaagacaaagacaaCACCTAATCTTAAGAAGACGAGAGAAACATACTTGGACTGTGTAAACAACAGAGGCTACTTGATAGTGATGTAGCGGTTTGTCCCGTGCCTAGCCCAATAGTCTTTAAGATCAACAGGACACGAGAGATCATATCCTTCTGCTGATAAACGGCTGAGTAATCTCGAGAAAACGTTTCCGCTCATTTTCCTACCGCCCATCCGAGAATGCCTCTTGTTTGGCATCTGCGGTAATGGATACTGGGATAAGGTGGTTGTGCAGCAAGACGATTGCCAGCCGCCATTTCCCCATTTGTAACACTGACGCGTAGAGCCTGTGCACGAACACATGGGTACAGGCATTGTCGTCTCATCGAAGGTGACTAAGTTCAAACCGACATCTTGACTGTCCCAATCTGTTCTAGATTTCTTTCCAGGAGCAGGAACTCGACGGTTCAGATCTTCACCCACTTTTTTCACCTTTGATAGTCCCTGCttgttctctttcttccttttgttcaCCACCTTCGTGTTTGTAACCTCAGGCGGAATAGTTGACAAAGGGAAGACTTCAAGTTTGTGGGGTTCCCCAATACCAAAACAATCATCTCCATCAACACACTTCCCACCAGACAAAGCAAAGTTGAGACTATTTTCATGGTGTTGAAGAGCAGCATAAGCattatctctctctatcaAAGCTTTATCTCTCTCAGAAAGAGCTTTGTCACGTTGCTGAAGCGCTTCGTCCCGAGCAGCGACAGCTTCCTTTTTAGCAGAGACAGCTTGATTTCTTTCATGTACAGCAGCGTCTCTCTCAGCAAGGATGGACATGATCTTCTTATTCATCACCAACGCATTATGTTGTTCCTTAATCTGATGCTGGGGAATCATATTCCACTGTAACAAACATTCTTTGCTTATATAACTTCAATCAcactaacaaaaacatatctttaGGAAACCAAAAATCTTAAGTCTTACCATAGATTGTGCACCTTTGAAGTAATCGGGCTTGAACCGCGCATTATCATACTGACCACCATTCTCCATAACTCTTATAATCTTCAAACAGTGAAACACCGAACCAATCAAGCTTCTCCTCCAAACACACTCAGCAACAgtgaaaccaaatttcaaacatTGTGATTCGATCTATGAAAACAATTGAAGAGTAAGAATTACAAGCAGATATTAGCACACTGAACTCGCAATTCACTatcttcaaacaaaatcaaaacttctcGAATTGATCTGCCAGTTAGGGTTCCGCAATTGATTCAGATACCAAAATCAATCTGAGCTAGTCAGAGAAACAGGTCTTAAGGAACAATTTTACGAAAATTGGAATAAATTAGGTCAAGATCAAAAAGGTCGAATCAATCTAAACCTTCCATGACAAGAGATTATTCCGCGAAACAATAGAAAACAAGGGTGAAACTGAAATTATAAACCCTAGAGATACAACACATTcaaaattgattaacaaataaattaaagagagGAAAAGGCGCGAAAGCTTACGAATTCGATGAGCTTCTGGAAAAAATCTGGGCAAAATGGATAATTGATCGAGAAGAAAGATCCAAAgggtagagagagagagagatagtgTCTCTGTCCGCGAAGAAGCTCAATGTACTTACTTCGTCATTTACCAAATTACCCTCTTCTCTACTACTAAACAAGAGAAATCAAGGGTATACTCGTCTTTTTAAATATCCTCTTTCAGTTACAATAATGATTCATTGTGGATTTAAGCATAtaaatagagaagagagaaatctATATCACTTTCCATCAATGTGTGATATTGTAGTACTTAAGAAATCATAATCTGTTTAACAACATGAGTTTATGTATGAAAGATAGGCTCACAAACATTTGAGAATGTTTCAGGTAAAGCTATGGCTTCTTCTCGTTGTTTATCTTCTTAAGCTTCATTTATTCATGTAGATAGAGAGAGTGTGATCAAGCGTAGAGATCAATGTTCCAAAACTTGGCTGGTTGGTTCGTGCGGTATTTCCTCTCCATGCTTTTGATCACTTCCATGTCCTCTTTCGATAGTTCGAAGTCGAAAACCTGAAAGTTCTCTTCCAATCTCGCAGGCTTTGATGTCTTTGGTATCACCACCGTTTTTCTCTGGATTCCCCACCTCAGGACAACTTGTGCCACTGTCTTTTTGTACTTCTCGGCCACATCCTAAGAATTCAGATAAACGCAGTCCTTTTTTAATTGTCAAAGGTTCAATCCAAACTTTTAAGGTTTAGAGGATGGGGCTTACTTTGAGAACTGGATCATCCAGGCATGACACGGTGCCAAACCACTCGGCATTGGCTGTGGCACCTCCGAGAGGAGTATGAGCAGTGACACAGATACCATGTTTCTGGCAGAATTTGACAAGAGAATCACGTTGGAAGTAAGGATGTGTCTCGATCTGATTCACAGCAGGTTTGATCTTGGAGTAAGCCAAGCAATCTCTCGTTAGAAAGACATCATAGTTACTGCAAAAAACCTAATGGtcaaaaaattcatatattggCGACTAAACAAGAGAACTTGTAATGATAGTGAGAGAAGTTGAACCTGATTCCAATGCTGCGGACTAAACCC
It encodes the following:
- a CDS encoding uncharacterized protein (unknown protein; Has 10 Blast hits to 10 proteins in 2 species: Archae - 0; Bacteria - 0; Metazoa - 0; Fungi - 0; Plants - 10; Viruses - 0; Other Eukaryotes - 0 (source: NCBI BLink).) translates to MMEKATVAHVETHQRSQEIWFLGAARAFLQIPNPGIVKVFVLSSLTTFTSGMALVIEWICHGKSHTGFGWIIYYALFLMCLPLVILIGLHILVRRGSDQIVDSTPSKEPCVVQNQSTETTKRTEETVKNSCQSLAVVVAPDDKKMPRIKRAVSFPSHGEVRSCRTR
- the BPC4 gene encoding basic pentacysteine 4 (basic pentacysteine 4 (BPC4); CONTAINS InterPro DOMAIN/s: GAGA binding-like (InterPro:IPR010409); BEST Arabidopsis thaliana protein match is: basic pentacysteine 5 (TAIR:AT4G38910.2); Has 263 Blast hits to 247 proteins in 33 species: Archae - 0; Bacteria - 2; Metazoa - 40; Fungi - 0; Plants - 219; Viruses - 0; Other Eukaryotes - 2 (source: NCBI BLink).) encodes the protein MENGGQYDNARFKPDYFKGAQSMWNMIPQHQIKEQHNALVMNKKIMSILAERDAAVHERNQAVSAKKEAVAARDEALQQRDKALSERDKALIERDNAYAALQHHENSLNFALSGGKCVDGDDCFGIGEPHKLEVFPLSTIPPEVTNTKVVNKRKKENKQGLSKVKKVGEDLNRRVPAPGKKSRTDWDSQDVGLNLVTFDETTMPVPMCSCTGSTRQCYKWGNGGWQSSCCTTTLSQYPLPQMPNKRHSRMGGRKMSGNVFSRLLSRLSAEGYDLSCPVDLKDYWARHGTNRYITIK
- a CDS encoding NAD(P)-linked oxidoreductase superfamily protein (NAD(P)-linked oxidoreductase superfamily protein; FUNCTIONS IN: oxidoreductase activity; INVOLVED IN: response to cadmium ion; EXPRESSED IN: cultured cell, leaf; EXPRESSED DURING: seedling growth; CONTAINS InterPro DOMAIN/s: Aldo/keto reductase (InterPro:IPR001395), Aldo/keto reductase subgroup (InterPro:IPR020471), Aldo/keto reductase, conserved site (InterPro:IPR018170); BEST Arabidopsis thaliana protein match is: NAD(P)-linked oxidoreductase superfamily protein (TAIR:AT2G21260.1); Has 23237 Blast hits to 23200 proteins in 2399 species: Archae - 409; Bacteria - 15760; Metazoa - 2015; Fungi - 1895; Plants - 1372; Viruses - 0; Other Eukaryotes - 1786 (source: NCBI BLink).); the encoded protein is MEITLNSGFKMPIVGLGVWRMEKEGIRDLILNAIKIGYRHLDCAADYRNETEVGDALTEAFKTGLVKREDLFITTKLWNSDHGHVIEACKDSLKKLQLDYLDLFLVHFPVATKHTGVGTTDSALGDDGVLDIDTTISLETTWHDMEKLVSMGLVRSIGISNYDVFLTRDCLAYSKIKPAVNQIETHPYFQRDSLVKFCQKHGICVTAHTPLGGATANAEWFGTVSCLDDPVLKDVAEKYKKTVAQVVLRWGIQRKTVVIPKTSKPARLEENFQVFDFELSKEDMEVIKSMERKYRTNQPAKFWNIDLYA